One stretch of Chryseobacterium indologenes DNA includes these proteins:
- a CDS encoding DUF4133 domain-containing protein: MNTYHINKGIGRTVEFKGLKAQYLFIFAGGLLGILVCVMVMYMAGVDTYLCLMTGGASSAILIWQTFLLNGKYGEHGLMKLGAQKKHPRYIISRKCIYRYLKSNRQKVSA; this comes from the coding sequence ATGAATACTTATCATATCAACAAAGGCATCGGAAGAACGGTCGAGTTCAAAGGACTGAAAGCACAATACCTGTTCATTTTTGCAGGAGGTCTATTGGGGATACTCGTATGTGTGATGGTCATGTACATGGCTGGCGTCGATACCTATCTCTGCCTTATGACTGGTGGAGCAAGTAGTGCCATACTAATCTGGCAGACCTTCTTATTGAATGGAAAGTACGGTGAGCACGGACTGATGAAATTGGGAGCTCAAAAGAAGCATCCCAGATACATCATCAGTCGCAAATGCATCTACCGCTACCTCAAAAGCAACCGTCAAAAAGTTTCGGCATGA
- a CDS encoding DUF4134 domain-containing protein, translating into MKKQKSLGLIILATLSGSLAYAQGNGTAGINEATQMVTSYFEPATQLIYAIGAVVGLIGGVKVYNKFSSGDPDTSKTAASWFGACIFLIVAATILRSFFL; encoded by the coding sequence ATGAAGAAACAAAAAAGCCTAGGACTGATTATCCTTGCAACGTTAAGTGGATCTTTAGCTTATGCCCAGGGCAACGGAACCGCCGGAATTAATGAGGCCACCCAGATGGTAACCTCTTATTTTGAACCCGCCACACAGCTGATCTATGCTATTGGAGCCGTTGTCGGACTGATCGGTGGTGTCAAGGTGTATAACAAATTCAGCAGTGGTGATCCCGACACCAGCAAGACCGCTGCCAGCTGGTTTGGAGCGTGTATCTTTCTGATCGTCGCAGCAACGATCCTCCGTTCATTCTTCCTTTAA
- a CDS encoding conjugal transfer protein TraD: MEILIILSLITIIILLVIDKFQLSKNLNQRPERDVSGKNRSGPTRDIKSEDRQLVPKSTTNIHREIVQISERNLVVEDTKIQPGIQPFNKEGASIVEDESDWIEDEEEWQKNIASSDDISLAQGVSFEELSTVGALLQNDHWDHRQKETTAAIVRKLHGTELFNLLEISTQSAAQKIAMLLENALSEESKNNASTLVKDDWDDFDIGEFI; this comes from the coding sequence ATGGAAATTTTAATAATTTTAAGCCTCATCACCATCATTATACTGCTGGTAATCGACAAATTTCAGCTTTCAAAAAACCTTAATCAACGACCTGAAAGAGATGTATCGGGAAAAAACCGATCAGGACCGACTAGGGATATCAAGTCTGAAGACCGCCAACTGGTACCAAAATCAACCACTAATATTCATCGTGAAATAGTACAAATATCAGAACGTAATTTAGTTGTTGAAGATACAAAAATCCAACCCGGCATTCAACCTTTTAATAAAGAAGGGGCATCGATTGTGGAAGATGAATCTGATTGGATTGAAGATGAAGAAGAATGGCAGAAGAATATAGCATCCAGTGATGATATCAGTTTAGCCCAAGGGGTTTCCTTTGAAGAACTTAGCACTGTAGGCGCATTGCTCCAGAATGATCATTGGGACCATCGTCAAAAGGAAACGACAGCTGCCATTGTTCGCAAGCTTCACGGAACTGAATTGTTCAATCTGCTTGAGATTTCTACTCAAAGTGCTGCTCAAAAGATTGCCATGCTTTTGGAAAATGCGTTGTCAGAAGAATCCAAGAATAATGCTTCAACATTGGTCAAGGATGATTGGGATGATTTCGACATCGGGGAGTTTATTTAA
- the mobB gene encoding conjugal transfer protein MobB gives MIAKIGRSSNLYGALAYNQVKVEKEKGAILLLHNMIETADGQYSVRQLLRSFEPYLIANRNTEKSTLHISLNPNPKDQVSDEQFGQISSEYMSQMGYGEQPFVVFKHSDIERSHIHIVTVCVDENGKKISDQFEKVRSMNVCRELERIHGLIPATDQVRHQNDKVFRPVDYRAGDVKNQIASVIRHLPDIYHFKTIGEYNVLLSLFNITIEKVEVSSQENTRGGLLYIALDEKGHRAGHPFKASLFGKKAGLPALELHFLKSREDWKHQQPKSNLKAILTSALRSTNDEQSFKKRLLSEDIDVFIRRNDSGRIYGISFIDHRSKTVFNGSNVSKELSANMINEYWKSNEKPDLKEPVEQQNNQVYKTETSVREPHYLFDFLSSDQSGSNLLEALGSLLPETHGEDYEEQDFENRMKKKRKYQRGNRR, from the coding sequence ATGATCGCAAAGATTGGAAGAAGCAGTAATCTCTATGGCGCACTGGCTTATAATCAGGTCAAGGTTGAAAAGGAAAAGGGAGCAATATTGCTGTTACATAATATGATCGAGACTGCTGATGGACAATATTCGGTGAGGCAATTGCTTCGGTCTTTCGAACCTTATTTGATTGCCAACCGAAATACGGAGAAATCTACTTTGCATATTTCTTTAAATCCGAATCCTAAAGATCAGGTCAGTGATGAACAATTCGGACAAATTTCATCGGAATATATGAGTCAGATGGGTTATGGTGAACAGCCGTTCGTCGTATTCAAACATAGCGATATTGAGAGAAGCCATATTCATATCGTGACGGTATGTGTTGATGAGAATGGGAAAAAAATTTCGGATCAATTTGAGAAAGTTCGATCGATGAATGTATGTCGGGAACTGGAAAGAATACACGGACTCATACCAGCCACAGATCAAGTGCGTCATCAAAATGACAAGGTATTTCGGCCTGTAGACTACCGGGCAGGTGATGTGAAAAATCAGATTGCTTCGGTCATAAGACACTTGCCAGACATCTATCATTTTAAGACAATAGGAGAATACAACGTTCTGCTTTCTTTGTTCAACATTACGATCGAAAAAGTAGAAGTATCATCACAGGAAAACACTCGGGGTGGTCTGCTATACATTGCATTAGACGAGAAAGGACACAGAGCAGGTCATCCGTTCAAAGCTTCGCTGTTCGGAAAAAAAGCAGGACTCCCGGCATTGGAGCTTCACTTTTTAAAGTCCAGAGAAGATTGGAAACATCAACAGCCTAAGAGCAATTTAAAAGCTATCCTTACCTCCGCCCTTAGATCGACAAATGATGAGCAGTCTTTTAAAAAGCGATTGTTAAGTGAGGATATTGATGTTTTCATACGCCGCAATGATTCTGGTCGTATTTACGGTATCTCTTTTATAGACCATCGCTCAAAAACCGTTTTTAACGGTTCAAATGTATCAAAGGAATTGTCTGCCAATATGATTAATGAATACTGGAAGAGTAATGAAAAACCAGATCTGAAAGAACCTGTAGAGCAGCAAAATAATCAGGTCTATAAGACTGAGACTTCGGTGCGCGAACCGCATTATTTGTTTGACTTTTTATCTTCGGATCAAAGCGGTAGCAACCTGTTGGAAGCGCTCGGCAGTCTATTGCCGGAAACACATGGAGAAGATTATGAGGAACAGGATTTTGAGAATAGGATGAAAAAGAAGCGCAAATATCAAAGAGGAAATCGCCGGTAA
- a CDS encoding ParA family protein — translation MSTHKETLYIAFSSQKGGVGKSTFTALLASTLHYRLGYNVAVFDADFPQHSLMKMKSRDLAMVMENEFLKKQAYKQFTTISKKAYPIMQEKADHVLEAADKLIESSSIPFDLIFFDLPGTVNTPGILNALAGMHHVFTPINADRVVMESTLIFSQLLQDIIMKKGESSIKSVHLFWNQVDGRESTPLYNIYNKLIDQLGLKLMESQIKNSTRFRKESEAESKTVFRSTLLPPDEKLMKSFHLDKFVKEFLNIIKI, via the coding sequence ATGAGTACACACAAAGAGACCTTATACATTGCCTTTTCATCACAGAAAGGAGGTGTGGGAAAGAGTACATTTACTGCATTATTAGCCAGTACACTTCATTACCGCTTAGGCTACAATGTAGCCGTTTTTGACGCTGATTTTCCACAGCACAGCCTGATGAAAATGAAATCACGGGACCTTGCGATGGTAATGGAAAACGAATTTCTAAAGAAACAGGCTTATAAACAATTTACAACTATCAGTAAAAAAGCCTATCCCATTATGCAAGAAAAAGCAGACCATGTACTGGAAGCAGCCGATAAACTAATCGAAAGTTCCTCAATACCATTCGATCTGATATTTTTTGACTTGCCAGGAACAGTCAATACGCCTGGTATCTTAAATGCTCTTGCCGGAATGCACCATGTTTTTACGCCAATCAACGCCGATCGTGTCGTGATGGAAAGTACCTTGATCTTCTCACAGCTCCTGCAAGATATTATCATGAAGAAAGGGGAAAGTTCGATTAAATCTGTTCATCTATTTTGGAATCAGGTGGATGGTAGGGAAAGTACCCCATTATATAACATCTACAACAAACTTATTGATCAATTGGGTTTGAAATTAATGGAGAGTCAGATCAAGAACAGTACACGATTCAGAAAGGAAAGTGAAGCAGAAAGTAAAACAGTATTCAGATCCACATTATTACCTCCTGACGAAAAGCTGATGAAGAGTTTTCACTTGGATAAATTCGTAAAAGAGTTTCTGAATATCATCAAAATTTAA
- a CDS encoding DUF3408 domain-containing protein, whose protein sequence is MEDQKKMKSGQEINEYEMMNLMVDGVRKEGLYSSQSLKDETLEQNISKNTGNLTSSSKDSKPKPKKSMEMNYDQIFFKKRDTNARDGKTVYIRPEFHEKLSRIIQVIGEDKISIYAYLDNLLEHHFQEFAEQIVKSYNEKHKPIM, encoded by the coding sequence ATGGAAGATCAGAAAAAAATGAAATCCGGTCAGGAGATCAATGAATACGAAATGATGAACCTGATGGTCGATGGAGTGCGTAAAGAAGGTCTGTATTCTTCCCAAAGTCTTAAGGATGAAACCCTAGAACAAAACATATCAAAGAATACAGGTAATCTTACATCTTCATCAAAGGACAGCAAACCTAAGCCTAAGAAAAGTATGGAGATGAACTATGACCAAATTTTCTTTAAAAAGAGAGATACAAATGCTAGAGATGGCAAAACAGTATATATCCGCCCAGAATTTCACGAAAAGCTGTCTAGGATTATACAAGTCATAGGAGAGGACAAGATCAGCATTTATGCATATCTCGACAATTTGCTTGAACATCATTTTCAGGAATTTGCCGAACAGATCGTCAAAAGCTACAACGAAAAACATAAACCGATCATGTAA
- a CDS encoding AAA family ATPase, which yields MQLHFIWVNHYNSLKKTGINLSSQFLISLIEKDGKHVVTIDHNNNYISDFIEEKNIINVNAIIGKNGAGKSSVLRYIKNHLPQGINTRIKDDLFIYSDSNSDGSQNFFIALPQSMSLELINNTSIRFNIKTYKNFRDIAPNNCTYIYYQYLLEYNEDHTNWGGLNNISTSAMLQNERVRLLLDIHSLQNNQQLLMRTTDLEFLYLQEVLQAIVFITHSNVKLPFKKPESLLVRIDDSERNYFSIENSQHKDVYELLDVLSRIAPKHRDKNKRFISELLEAILLNFLITDRKYSANNPYQYTVKVEDGENRDEYILRFFQSMKNFSYWDENRKVEIGIQRFDELSQEVPYFIYLVSNMLEKGAIAVNKDRSASFKLDFKAEDDFRSFQQSYIRVKGMVPFLNFRWRSLSSGEQSYLSFISRFYSLVHDRSNTLKKDLFIMIDEGDTGYHPDWQRKFFKNTLKFLSETFIDHRIQVIFTSNTPFLTSDLLKSNILFTQKSKNDSSVFLSKDNSNESTFAANIHTLFSDSFYMDGVLIGEYAKEKINKIIEYINDPETKDPKKNYKIIIDNIGEPILRKKLQDMWQEKFGLREELELLKKRIREVEEELKNTKISTQKKK from the coding sequence ATGCAACTACATTTTATCTGGGTCAATCATTATAATAGTTTAAAAAAAACAGGCATTAATCTTTCATCACAATTTCTTATTTCACTAATAGAGAAAGATGGAAAACATGTAGTAACAATAGACCATAATAACAATTATATCAGTGATTTTATCGAAGAAAAAAATATTATAAATGTCAATGCTATCATTGGAAAAAACGGCGCCGGAAAGTCCAGTGTTCTGCGGTACATAAAAAATCATTTACCTCAGGGTATCAACACAAGAATTAAAGATGATCTGTTCATTTATTCAGACAGCAACAGTGATGGATCACAAAACTTCTTTATAGCATTACCTCAATCCATGTCCTTAGAATTAATTAATAACACCTCAATCCGATTTAATATCAAGACGTATAAAAATTTTCGTGACATTGCGCCAAATAACTGCACCTATATCTATTATCAGTATTTGCTGGAGTACAATGAAGATCATACCAATTGGGGAGGCCTGAATAATATTTCAACTTCGGCAATGCTACAGAATGAAAGGGTCCGACTTTTACTGGACATTCATTCTTTGCAAAATAATCAGCAACTTTTGATGAGAACGACTGATCTGGAATTCTTATACCTTCAAGAGGTTCTACAGGCCATAGTCTTTATTACTCATTCCAACGTAAAATTGCCGTTTAAAAAACCAGAATCCCTTCTTGTAAGAATAGATGACTCAGAAAGAAATTATTTTTCCATAGAAAACAGCCAGCATAAGGATGTCTATGAACTACTCGATGTATTGAGTCGAATTGCTCCGAAACATCGTGATAAAAACAAACGTTTTATAAGCGAACTGCTGGAGGCTATTCTTCTAAATTTTCTTATTACAGACAGGAAATACAGCGCCAATAATCCTTACCAATATACTGTCAAAGTTGAGGATGGTGAAAATAGGGACGAATATATTCTACGTTTTTTCCAATCGATGAAAAATTTTTCCTATTGGGATGAAAATCGCAAAGTTGAAATTGGAATTCAAAGATTTGACGAACTGTCACAAGAAGTCCCCTACTTTATTTACCTTGTTTCCAACATGTTGGAAAAAGGGGCTATTGCAGTCAATAAAGATAGAAGTGCCTCCTTCAAATTAGACTTCAAAGCTGAAGATGATTTCAGATCATTCCAGCAATCTTACATCAGAGTTAAAGGGATGGTTCCTTTTTTAAATTTTAGATGGCGCTCCCTTAGCTCAGGTGAACAGTCATATTTATCCTTTATCTCCAGATTTTATTCGTTGGTACATGATCGGTCAAATACACTGAAAAAAGATCTGTTCATTATGATCGACGAAGGAGATACGGGTTATCATCCGGATTGGCAACGAAAGTTTTTTAAGAATACGCTGAAATTCTTAAGTGAGACTTTTATCGACCATCGAATTCAGGTTATCTTTACATCCAATACCCCATTTTTAACCTCGGATCTTTTAAAGAGTAATATACTTTTTACTCAAAAGTCAAAAAATGATTCGTCTGTTTTTTTAAGTAAAGACAATTCTAACGAAAGCACCTTTGCAGCGAATATTCACACATTATTCTCTGATTCCTTTTACATGGACGGCGTTCTTATTGGTGAATATGCCAAAGAGAAGATCAATAAGATCATTGAATATATTAATGACCCGGAAACAAAAGATCCAAAAAAAAATTATAAAATTATCATTGATAATATCGGTGAGCCTATTTTAAGAAAGAAATTGCAAGATATGTGGCAGGAAAAATTTGGTCTTCGCGAAGAACTTGAATTATTGAAAAAACGTATTCGGGAGGTGGAAGAAGAATTGAAAAATACAAAAATTTCAACCCAAAAGAAAAAATAA
- the mobA gene encoding conjugal transfer protein MobA, with the protein MERSNKKIIKKTGRHPKLDPANIRYTISFNQKEHLSFLKLFEQSGMKVKAHFITACIFQKPVKTIKVDKGTVDFYMRLTSFHSQFRAIGVNYNQIVKLLYSRFTEKKAAAFLFKLEKETALLAALCQDIIKISEAFDDRYLNTEEDQ; encoded by the coding sequence ATGGAAAGATCGAATAAAAAAATAATAAAGAAAACAGGGCGTCATCCTAAGCTTGATCCTGCTAATATCCGCTATACAATTTCTTTCAATCAAAAAGAGCATCTCAGTTTTTTGAAGCTTTTCGAGCAGTCTGGAATGAAGGTTAAAGCACATTTCATTACTGCCTGTATATTTCAGAAGCCGGTGAAAACCATCAAAGTCGACAAAGGAACAGTTGATTTTTATATGAGATTAACGTCTTTTCACAGTCAGTTTAGAGCCATTGGTGTTAATTATAATCAAATCGTCAAATTGCTTTACAGCCGCTTTACCGAGAAAAAGGCAGCTGCTTTTCTGTTTAAGCTGGAAAAAGAGACTGCCCTTTTAGCTGCTTTATGTCAGGATATTATCAAAATAAGTGAAGCTTTTGATGATAGATATTTAAATACCGAGGAAGACCAATGA
- the mobC gene encoding conjugal transfer protein MobC, whose amino-acid sequence MQGEDDLRGLAKIMAFMRAVSILLVLMHLYWFCYGFFSERGWTLELINKILDNFERTAALFSHPLYTKSFAFVLLALSCLGTKGVKNHKISWAKISMALGIGLIFFFLNTPLLKLPKPIGLHLYILTIALGYIALLMAGVWMSRLLRMNLMEDVFNNENESFQQETKLMENEYSVNLPTKYYYQGRWNNGWINVVNPFRATIVLGTPGSGKSYAVVNNYIKQHIEKGFSMYIYDFKFDDLSTIAYNHLLYHQHQYKVEPKFYVINFDDPRRSHRCNPLNPNFMTDISDAYEAAYTIMLNLNRSWIQKQGDFFVESPIILLAAIIWFLKIYEDGRYCTFPHAIELLNKRYADVFTILTSYPDLENYLSPFMDAWQGGAQDQLQGQIASAKIPLSRMISPQLYWVMTGDDFSLDINNPKEPKILCVGNNPDRQNIYSAALGLYNSRIVKLINKKGQLKSSVIIDELPTIYFRGLDNLIATARSNKVAVCLGFQDFSQLTRDYGDKESKVIQNTVGNIFSGQVVGETAKNLSERFGKVLQKRQSMTINRNDTSTSISTQLDSLIPASKISTLTQGMFVGAVSDNFDERIEQKIFHGEIVLDNEKVTRETKAYQPIPLIASFTDQDGNDLMKQTIDENYRMIKSDVFNIIESEWDRIRNDPNLQHLLPPS is encoded by the coding sequence ATGCAGGGAGAAGATGATTTAAGAGGGCTTGCCAAAATCATGGCCTTTATGCGAGCGGTCAGTATTTTATTGGTGCTGATGCATCTTTACTGGTTTTGCTATGGTTTTTTTTCAGAACGGGGATGGACCTTGGAACTGATCAACAAAATATTGGACAATTTTGAAAGGACAGCCGCTTTGTTTTCACATCCTCTTTACACCAAATCATTTGCATTTGTACTGCTAGCACTAAGTTGTCTGGGTACAAAAGGCGTGAAGAATCACAAGATCAGCTGGGCTAAGATTTCTATGGCATTGGGAATCGGCCTCATATTCTTCTTCTTAAATACACCATTACTGAAGCTGCCCAAACCAATAGGTCTTCATTTATATATTTTAACAATCGCGTTAGGCTATATTGCCTTGCTGATGGCCGGGGTATGGATGAGCCGGCTGCTGCGTATGAATTTAATGGAGGATGTTTTCAACAATGAAAACGAGAGCTTTCAGCAGGAGACCAAACTGATGGAAAACGAATATTCTGTCAATCTTCCAACGAAATACTATTACCAAGGCCGGTGGAACAATGGCTGGATCAATGTGGTCAATCCCTTTCGTGCTACCATCGTGCTAGGCACTCCAGGATCGGGAAAAAGCTATGCCGTGGTTAACAATTACATCAAACAGCATATCGAGAAAGGTTTCTCCATGTATATCTACGATTTCAAGTTCGATGATCTATCTACCATTGCTTACAATCATTTGTTGTATCATCAGCATCAGTATAAGGTTGAGCCAAAGTTCTATGTCATCAACTTTGACGATCCTCGAAGAAGCCACCGTTGTAATCCTCTCAATCCTAATTTTATGACAGATATATCGGATGCCTACGAAGCAGCCTATACTATCATGTTGAATCTGAACCGAAGCTGGATCCAGAAACAGGGTGATTTCTTTGTGGAATCTCCTATCATTCTCCTGGCAGCCATCATTTGGTTCTTGAAGATCTATGAGGACGGAAGATATTGTACATTTCCCCACGCCATTGAACTGTTGAATAAAAGATATGCAGATGTTTTTACCATCTTAACCTCATATCCGGATCTGGAAAACTACCTCTCCCCTTTTATGGATGCATGGCAGGGGGGCGCTCAGGACCAATTACAGGGGCAGATTGCATCGGCTAAAATTCCACTGTCTCGAATGATAAGTCCGCAGTTGTATTGGGTGATGACGGGAGATGATTTTTCTTTGGACATCAACAATCCAAAGGAACCAAAAATATTATGTGTCGGAAACAATCCGGATCGTCAGAATATTTATTCGGCCGCACTGGGTCTTTACAATTCCCGAATTGTCAAATTAATTAATAAAAAAGGGCAACTGAAAAGTTCCGTGATTATTGACGAGCTTCCCACGATCTATTTTAGAGGACTGGATAATTTAATCGCAACTGCACGTTCCAATAAGGTGGCTGTATGCCTAGGCTTTCAGGATTTTTCTCAACTGACAAGAGATTATGGGGATAAAGAAAGTAAGGTCATCCAAAATACCGTGGGCAATATTTTCAGCGGCCAAGTAGTTGGAGAAACAGCGAAGAACCTTTCTGAACGGTTTGGCAAGGTTTTACAGAAAAGACAAAGTATGACCATTAACAGAAATGACACGTCGACTTCGATATCGACCCAGCTGGACAGCCTCATTCCGGCATCGAAGATCTCGACATTGACCCAGGGTATGTTCGTCGGTGCGGTTTCCGACAACTTTGATGAACGGATTGAACAGAAAATTTTTCATGGTGAAATTGTCTTGGATAATGAGAAAGTGACCCGGGAAACAAAAGCCTATCAGCCCATTCCGTTGATAGCTTCCTTTACAGATCAAGATGGCAATGATCTTATGAAACAAACGATTGATGAGAACTACAGGATGATCAAATCAGATGTCTTCAACATCATCGAAAGTGAATGGGACAGGATCAGAAATGACCCTAACCTGCAACATCTATTACCTCCATCATAA